A genomic segment from Vicia villosa cultivar HV-30 ecotype Madison, WI unplaced genomic scaffold, Vvil1.0 ctg.002281F_1_1, whole genome shotgun sequence encodes:
- the LOC131638345 gene encoding U-box domain-containing protein 17-like — MASGAIFSSLRRRRSPTLEAFLAPVDLSDVALVQTLVTVVNELVSCFSKCSFFFQRKNTRSLIRKVEVFQLLLEYLNDSGSKGGKGCNLPPTALLCLKELYLLLYRSKILLDYCAQSSKLWLLLQNHSISGHFHDLNQEISTLLDVFPVREVGLSKDVREQVELLLKQSRRAKLFIDMGDDALRIRFFEFLDEFENGRIPESDELRWFYVEKLQIGDAGCCRSEIEALEEQIVNHEGDIEPTISVLKGLVAMTRYCRFLIFGFEEDEADLENGNQKKPKMGLITQEIAETFLTVPKDFCCPISLDLMKDPVIISTGQTYDRSSISRWMDEGHTTCPKTGQTLAHTRLVSNRALRNLIVQWCNAHGVPLDPPEVMDSMGEVFGSASPTKAALEANRATANLLIQQLANGSQSGKTIAAREIRLLAKTGKENRAFLAEAGAIPYLRNLLSTPNSVAQENSVTALLNLSIYDKNKSRIMDETGCLGSIVDVLRFGHTTEARENAAATLFSLSAVHDYKKIIADETGAVEALAGLLQNGTPRGKKDAVTALFNLSTHTENCVRMIEAGAVTALVEALGYEGVAEEAAGSLALIVRQPFGAKAVVKQEEAVAGLIGMMRCGTPRGKENAVAALLELCRSGGSAATEMVVKAPALAGLLQTLLFTGTKRARRKAASLARVFQRCEIASLHYGGLGVGYAYASNSAQTRDTSFAAGDVSVPMSISVPVL; from the coding sequence ATGGCTTCAGGTGCAATTTTCTCGTCGCTGCGGCGGCGAAGATCGCCGACGTTGGAAGCTTTTCTTGCTCCGGTTGACTTAAGCGACGTCGCTTTGGTTCAAACTCTTGTTACGGTGGTGAACGAGCTTGTTTCTTGTTTCTCGAAGTGTTCGTTTTTCTTTCAGAGGAAGAACACGCGGTCTCTGATTAGAAAGGTTGAGGTTTTTCAGTTGCTTTTGGAGTATTTGAATGATTCGGGTAGTAAGGGTGGTAAGGGTTGTAATCTTCCGCCTACGGCTTTGCTTTGTTTGAAGGAGCTTTATTTGTTGCTGTATAGGTCGAAGATTCTTCTTGATTACTGCGCGCAATCGAGTAAGTTGTGGCTTTTGCTTCAGAATCATTCGATTTCGGGGCATTTTCATGATTTGAATCAGGAGATTTCAACTCTTTTGGATGTTTTTCCTGTTAGGGAGGTTGGTTTGAGTAAGGATGTTAGGGAGCAGGTTGAGCTTTTGTTGAAGCAATCGAGGAGGGCTAAGTTGTTTATTGATATGGGAGATGATGCGCTTAGGATTCGATTCTTTGAGTTTCTGGATGAGTTTGAGAATGGGAGGATTCCGGAATCGGATGAATTGCGGTGGTTTTATGTTGAGAAGTTGCAGATTGGTGATGCTGGTTGTTGTAGAAGTGAAATTGAGGCTTTGGAGGAGCAGATTGTTAACCATGAGGGGGATATTGAGCCCACGATTTCTGTGCTTAAAGGGTTGGTGGCTATGACGAGGTATTGTaggtttttgatttttggttttgAGGAAGATGAGGCTGATTTGGAAaatggaaatcagaagaagcCGAAGATGGGTTTGATTACTCAAGAAATTGCGGAAACGTTTTTAACTGTTCCTAAGGACTTTTGTTGTCCGATATCGTTGGATTTGATGAAAGACCCGGTGATTATTTCCACGGGTCAAACTTATGATAGGAGTTCCATTTCTAGGTGGATGGATGAGGGGCATACAACTTGTCCGAAAACAGGTCAAACACTTGCTCACACTCGTCTTGTCTCAAATCGTGCCTTGAGGAATTTGATTGTGCAGTGGTGCAATGCTCATGGAGTTCCTCTTGATCCGCCGGAGGTGATGGATTCGATGGGTGAAGTTTTTGGATCTGCTTCTCCCACCAAAGCTGCCCTTGAAGCAAATAGAGCTACTGCCAATCTTCTCATTCAACAGCTAGCTAATGGATCGCAATCCGGGAAGACTATAGCTGCTCGGGAGATTCGATTGCTTGCAAAAACAGGCAAAGAAAATCGCGCCTTCCTTGCAGAAGCGGGGGCAATTCCTTATCTTAGGAACTTACTTTCTACGCCTAATTCCGTTGCTCAGGAGAATTCAGTTACTGCATTGCTCAACTTATCTATTTACGACAAGAACAAAAGCAGGATCATGGACGAGACAGGTTGTCTTGGATCAATTGTTGATGTGTTGAGATTTGGGCATACAACAGAAGCAAGGGAAAATGCTGCTGCAACATTGTTCAGCCTTTCAGCAGTCCATGATTATAAGAAGATAATTGCAGACGAGACTGGAGCCGTTGAAGCCTTAGCAGGGCTGTTGCAAAACGGGACTCCTAGAGGAAAGAAGGATGCAGTGACAGCTTTGTTCAATCTTTCCACACACACAGAGAATTGTGTTAGAATGATCGAGGCAGGAGCAGTAACAGCTCTAGTCGAGGCTTTGGGTTACGAAGGAGTTGCCGAGGAAGCAGCAGGTTCCCTGGCCTTGATTGTTCGGCAGCCTTTTGGAGCCAAAGCAGTAGTCAAACAGGAAGAAGCCGTAGCAGGATTAATTGGAATGATGCGTTGTGGAACGCCGAGGGGCAAGGAAAACGCAGTTGCGGCACTACTCGAATTATGTCGGAGTGGAGGTTCAGCTGCAACCGAAATGGTGGTTAAAGCACCAGCTTTGGCTGGATTACTTCAAACCTTATTATTTACCGGAACAAAGCGAGCTAGACGAAAAGCCGCTTCACTCGCGAGAGTGTTTCAGAGATGCGAAATTGCATCTCTACATTACGGTGGATTAGGTGTAGGCTATGCATATGCTAGCAATTCAGCTCAAACTAGAGATACAAGCTTTGCTGCTGGTGATGTTTCAGTACCAATGTCAATCTCTGTACCTGTATTATAG